From a single Fuerstiella sp. genomic region:
- a CDS encoding glycosyltransferase: protein MTITGSGSENEILFVHSRLRLGGAEQLRVTVLQELRRQEIPCRVCVFRDSGELVGAVRRLGIPTDVLDVSGKIYSLRTTLKLASYISRIRPRIIHGGQFLTNLHTTLASILAGTGPVVIEEHGHYHWKRWYHRFLDRMVCARADSVLCCSHSVKRFAQQGLRLPERRFRVLHNCVDMQSLDGANESSRQRVRKKLGIPDDTVVFGTVSTLRREKGHRVLLDAWRLILDTTDHQSVRLLIVGDGPLGEELRNMSADLDSVIWVGQRPSPAEFLAAMDVFVFPSVNEGLGIALLEAMATGLPVIAANCGGIPEIVENSNLVPPENPGVLSRAMADMVGDKRRLSRRFPDASDLRNSRFHPRWYVNGLLDLHRNLICSGTAP from the coding sequence TTGACGATTACCGGAAGCGGATCGGAAAACGAGATTCTGTTCGTCCACAGCAGACTGAGACTGGGAGGAGCGGAACAACTCAGAGTGACAGTGTTACAGGAGTTGCGTCGTCAGGAGATCCCCTGTCGAGTGTGTGTGTTTCGCGACTCCGGAGAGTTGGTTGGCGCTGTCCGGCGTCTGGGAATCCCTACGGATGTTCTCGATGTCTCGGGAAAAATTTATAGCCTGCGCACAACATTGAAACTGGCATCCTACATCAGTCGCATTCGACCACGGATCATCCACGGCGGACAGTTTTTGACGAACCTGCATACGACGTTAGCCTCGATTCTGGCCGGGACTGGACCGGTCGTTATTGAGGAGCACGGTCATTACCACTGGAAGCGCTGGTACCATCGCTTTCTTGACCGGATGGTGTGTGCTCGTGCCGATTCCGTTCTTTGCTGTTCTCACAGTGTCAAACGTTTTGCTCAGCAGGGGCTTCGTCTTCCGGAACGTCGATTCCGTGTACTGCATAACTGCGTTGATATGCAGTCACTCGATGGCGCAAATGAATCGTCGCGACAACGTGTTCGAAAGAAACTGGGAATTCCCGACGACACTGTTGTTTTCGGCACCGTCAGCACATTGCGACGTGAAAAGGGACACCGCGTACTTCTCGATGCCTGGAGGTTGATACTTGATACGACCGATCATCAGTCCGTTCGGCTGTTGATTGTTGGTGACGGGCCGCTTGGCGAAGAGTTAAGGAACATGTCCGCCGATCTGGATTCTGTCATCTGGGTTGGGCAACGTCCCAGTCCCGCTGAATTCCTGGCTGCGATGGACGTCTTCGTGTTTCCTTCCGTCAACGAAGGGCTTGGAATCGCGTTGCTCGAGGCCATGGCCACCGGCTTACCGGTTATTGCTGCCAATTGTGGAGGGATTCCCGAAATTGTTGAAAATTCGAATCTCGTTCCACCGGAGAATCCCGGTGTCCTCTCTCGCGCGATGGCGGACATGGTCGGTGACAAACGCCGTTTGTCCCGGCGTTTTCCGGACGCGTCTGACCTGCGGAATTCGCGTTTTCATCCGAGGTGGTATGTGAATGGTCTTCTCGACCTGCACCGAAACCTGATTTGTTCCGGGACAGCACCATAG
- a CDS encoding glycosyltransferase family 4 protein: MRVLLVSNTAWNIFNFRMKLVQGLRDEAGLDVEAVATPDGFERELECAGLTCHAWFHDRRSINPLSAVASIDRLRRLYRRLRPQIVHHFTVKPVLFGTIAARLAGVPGVINCVTGLPYYFMGKQSAGLTGLARSGALQWYARSLYGARTRSTFQNKDDLDEISAIVPKVRASSTLINGSGVDLSRFRPRIPARDAQLTVTFIGRLIREKGIYEFMEGIAAVHSRMSCPPRVLVCGTVDQGNRSAVSSDQLTQWKTLDGIEFRGHVGDMAEVLKETDVVVLPSYREGVPRSLLEAASSGIPIVTTDVPGCREVVEDGVNGILVPPHDGPSVGNAILKLLADAELRQAMGTAGRRRMEERFDERLVVRETIQVYRTLLQELN, encoded by the coding sequence ATGCGCGTTCTGCTTGTCTCAAATACCGCCTGGAATATTTTTAACTTTCGGATGAAGCTTGTCCAGGGGCTGCGTGACGAGGCAGGGCTGGATGTCGAAGCTGTTGCGACACCGGATGGATTTGAACGCGAACTGGAATGTGCGGGACTCACTTGTCACGCCTGGTTCCACGACCGGCGTAGTATCAACCCGCTTTCGGCGGTGGCTTCAATCGATCGACTGCGGCGTCTTTACAGACGGCTCCGTCCGCAGATCGTACATCACTTCACCGTGAAACCTGTGCTTTTCGGAACAATTGCAGCGCGGCTGGCAGGCGTTCCGGGAGTCATCAACTGCGTCACCGGACTTCCATACTATTTTATGGGGAAACAGTCTGCGGGACTCACCGGACTGGCGCGCAGCGGCGCTTTGCAGTGGTATGCAAGAAGTCTGTACGGTGCCCGCACTCGAAGCACATTTCAGAACAAAGACGATCTGGATGAGATTTCCGCGATTGTTCCGAAGGTTCGGGCGTCGTCGACACTGATTAACGGATCGGGTGTCGACCTGTCACGTTTCCGCCCGCGGATTCCTGCCAGGGATGCTCAACTTACCGTCACGTTCATCGGGCGATTAATTCGCGAGAAAGGGATCTATGAATTCATGGAGGGGATTGCGGCTGTCCACAGCAGGATGTCCTGTCCGCCACGTGTGCTGGTTTGTGGGACCGTAGACCAGGGGAATCGTTCGGCGGTTTCATCGGATCAGCTGACGCAATGGAAGACACTTGACGGGATCGAGTTTCGCGGACATGTTGGCGACATGGCCGAGGTCCTGAAAGAGACAGATGTCGTTGTTCTTCCATCCTACCGTGAAGGCGTTCCGAGGTCTCTTCTTGAGGCGGCCTCCAGCGGAATTCCGATTGTTACCACCGATGTGCCGGGTTGTCGTGAAGTGGTTGAAGACGGCGTCAACGGAATTCTGGTTCCGCCACATGACGGCCCATCAGTTGGGAATGCCATACTGAAACTGTTGGCTGACGCAGAATTGCGACAGGCGATGGGCACGGCCGGACGACGTCGAATGGAAGAGCGATTCGACGAGCGTTTAGTTGTTCGGGAAACGATACAGGTCTACAGGACGCTGCTGCAGGAATTAAATTGA